DNA sequence from the Nicotiana tomentosiformis chromosome 3, ASM39032v3, whole genome shotgun sequence genome:
TCCgcgcagttgtgatatgaattgagggAATGAGGTgccgaaaaaatatgatgatttaattatgggcacgaagtgccgtggaaatatgaaaatgggctgagacccgtatttttatgattatgaaatgaagtgtcacatggtgactttttaattgaagaattatattcaaaatatttatttggaaggatttttatttagaaagtattatatgaaagaattatatttgaaaaatatttatttgatgaatattatatttcaaagagagttatttgatagatttatatgtgaaagacacttatttgaagaatttgatttaattgggtgtacttgtatttattatttgttgagcgatattaaatggtgttttgttgtcttgttgtgcatatcactggttgttttatgatgtccttattgttatctgttttctactatcttgtatattatattgcacaggctattagactaatGAGTgccttgactatacctcgtctctactccactgaggttagtcttgatactttttgggtaccgaccgtggtgtactcatactacacttctgtacatttttgtgcagagccaggtattggagatatcggacttgaatagagttaaagcgggaccgtaaggattcaaggtagagctgcttggttgtcacagtctcttggagtcttttcatttcattgtactattaatttttaatcaactgtattgtatattcggtcctcgtgatcattccatatattcaattagagttcgtgactcagtactaccagtcttgggaggtttgatattcatatttattccgctgttagttttggttacttatttaattcaaaaacaaaatggcttcaaaatgtaatagaaatcggcttacctagtcttagagactaggtgccatcacgacgcctgtggtgggattttgggtcgtgacaacatgcaTAATATTTTCCATCTCTGATAGTCAATGGATCAGCCCTGTACAGGTTGTGCCAAAAAAAGGGGCATGATAGTGGTAAAAAATGAGGACAACGAGCTAATTCCTACCAGAACAGTTACTGGGTGAAGGATATGCAATAATTACTAGAGATTAAATGATGCAATAGGGAATGATTACTTCCCTCTTCCTTTTATTGATCAGATGTTGGAGAAGGTGGTAGGGCGTGGATGTTATTGCTTTTTAGATGGATATtcagggtacaatcaaatacccaTTGCTCCCGAGGATGTTGAGAAAACCACCTTTACATGCCCGTCCGGAATCTTTGCATACCAGAGAATGCCTTTCGGACTATGCAATGCATCAGCTACTTTCCAGAGATGcatgatatcaaaattttcatatttaaatcgGAAGTGTCTGGAGGTGTTCATTGATGAATTTACTCTATTTGGAGATGACTTTGAAGATTGCTTGAGGAACCTTGAACTTGTTCTGAAACAATGTGAGGACACTCACCTAGTACTCAACTaggaaaagtgtcactttatggttaAGGAGGGGATAGTCTTGGGCAATAAAATCACAACTGAAGGTATTGAAGTTGACAGAGCTAAAGTAGACATGATAGCCAAGCTCCTTCCACCGACCTCAGTGAAGAGCATCATATTTTTGGGACATGCCGGTTTCTATAGAAGGTTCATTAAGAATTTTTCCAGCATTACCAAGCCCTTGACTGCATTACTTGCCAAGGATGTAAAATTTATATTTGATGTGGAGTGTCTCAGAGCATTCGAATTGATCAAGGAGAAGCTAGTGAGTGCCCACATAATGGTGACTCCTAACTAGAGTGAGTCTTTTGAGATAATGTatgatgctagtgatgtggcaGTAGGAGCAATGCTGGGGCAGAGGAGAGATAAAATGTTCCTACCCATTTACTATGCAAGCCGGACCTTGAATGATGCTCAGGTGAACTATGCTACCACAGATAAGAAGTTCTTTGCAGTAGTTTTTGCTTTCGACAAGTTCAGATCTAATTTGGTGGGAAGCAAGGTAATAGTACATACTGATCACTAAGCACTGGAATATTTGCTGAGTAAGAAAGAGTCCAAACCGCATCTGATGCGGTGGGTATTGTTGCTGAAAATATTTGATCTAGAAATCAAGGACATGAAGGGCACAAAAAATCAAGTAGTTGACCACCTGTCGCGATTGGAGAAACCACATGTTGAAGTAGTGGACATTCGGGAAGAGTTCCCGGATGAACATATTTTTTTCATTGCAGCTTTCTCCGATAGACCATCATGGTTCGCTAACATAGCCAACTTTTTGGCTAGTGGGTGGCTACCACACGACTTAACCTCAGATTAGAAAAAGAAGCTGCAAGGTGAGGTAAGATGTTATTTTTGGAATTACCCTTTCTTGTTTAAACTGTATGcagatggtgtgattcgaagatATGTGCATGAAGGAGAAATGGAAAGCATTTTGTCTCATTGCCACGATGGAGGATCTGGAGGACACTATGGCAGAAATCACACTGTAGCAAAGGTCATGGAAGCCAGTTTCTTttggcctaccttgtacaaagatgCGAGAGCGTATGTAGCCGCATGTGATAAGTGTCAAAGGGCAGGTAATATTAGCAAGAGGGACGTAATGCCTCTCAGCTCCATTCTAGTATGTAACATTTTTGacgtttggggcattgacttcatgggtccgttCCCATCATCACACTCTTATGCGTATATCCTAGTAGTTGTTGACTACGTCTCTAAGTGGGTCGAAGCAATATCTACTAGGACCAATGATGCTCGGGCGGTGTGTGAATTcttaaggaaa
Encoded proteins:
- the LOC138908184 gene encoding uncharacterized protein is translated as MYDASDVAVGAMLGQRRDKMFLPIYYASRTLNDAQVNYATTDKKFFAVVFAFDKFRSNLVGSKDMKGTKNQVVDHLSRLEKPHVEVVDIREEFPDEHIFFIAAFSDRPSWFANIANFLANGVIRRYVHEGEMESILSHCHDGGSGGHYGRNHTVAKVMEASFFWPTLYKDARAYVAACDKCQRAGEDRLA